A genomic window from Elaeis guineensis isolate ETL-2024a chromosome 3, EG11, whole genome shotgun sequence includes:
- the LOC105041596 gene encoding 14-3-3-like protein GF14 omega isoform X2, with product MAGAREKNMYMAKLAEEANRYDEMVEFMEKVVVAAAAEGKELTLEERDLLLVAYKTIVNGRRNSRKIVSSTEQEESRGNEDYATDIRDLRAKIEEDLTSRCAGILRLLDASLIPSASAAHSKVFYNKMKGDFHRYLAEFQTGSEREDAAKSALAAYKSAQDIALAELAWSHPIRLNLCLDFSVFYYRILDSPGQARTLAKQMSFMLFECWYYLIQEGLVSLSLSLSLFQNTFVRVILKF from the exons ATGGCGGGAGCGAGGGAGAAGAACATGTACATGGCGAAGCTCGCCGAGGAGGCGAATCGGTACGACGAGATGGTGGAGTTTATGGAGAAGGTGgtggtggcggcggcggcggaggggaAGGAGCTTACCCTGGAGGAGCGCGACCTCCTCTTGGTGGCCTACAAGACGATCGTCAACGGCCGCCGGAACTCGCGGAAGATTGTGTCGTCGACCGAGCAGGAGGAGAGCCGCGGCAACGAGGACTATGCCACGGACATCCGCGACTTGCGTGCCAAGATCGAGGAGGACCTCACTAGCAGATGCGCCGGGATTCTCAGGCTGCTGGACGCAAGCCTCATTCCTTCCGCTTCCGCCGCCCATTCCAAGGTATTCTACAACAAGATGAAGGGCGACTTCCACCGCTATCTCGCAGAGTTCCAGACCGGCTCCGAAAGGGAGGACGCTGCGAAGAGTGCTCTCGCCGCCTACAAGTCTGCACAG GATATTGCGTTGGCGGAGCTGGCATGGTCGCACCCGATCCGGTTGAATTTGTGCCTTGACTTCTCGGTGTTTTACTATAGGATCTTGGACTCCCCGGGCCAGGCACGCACTCTCGCAAAACAG ATGTCTTTCATGTTATTTGAATGCTGGTATTATTTGATTCAAGAAGggttagtctctctctctctctctctctctctcttccaaaaCACTTTTGTTAGGGTTATACTTAAATTTTGA
- the LOC105041596 gene encoding 14-3-3-like protein GF14 omega isoform X1 translates to MAGAREKNMYMAKLAEEANRYDEMVEFMEKVVVAAAAEGKELTLEERDLLLVAYKTIVNGRRNSRKIVSSTEQEESRGNEDYATDIRDLRAKIEEDLTSRCAGILRLLDASLIPSASAAHSKVFYNKMKGDFHRYLAEFQTGSEREDAAKSALAAYKSAQDIALAELAWSHPIRLNLCLDFSVFYYRILDSPGQARTLAKQALDGANAEHKASRRLMQCIENNLELWTPDPKLDRSDDSDDSDDSA, encoded by the exons ATGGCGGGAGCGAGGGAGAAGAACATGTACATGGCGAAGCTCGCCGAGGAGGCGAATCGGTACGACGAGATGGTGGAGTTTATGGAGAAGGTGgtggtggcggcggcggcggaggggaAGGAGCTTACCCTGGAGGAGCGCGACCTCCTCTTGGTGGCCTACAAGACGATCGTCAACGGCCGCCGGAACTCGCGGAAGATTGTGTCGTCGACCGAGCAGGAGGAGAGCCGCGGCAACGAGGACTATGCCACGGACATCCGCGACTTGCGTGCCAAGATCGAGGAGGACCTCACTAGCAGATGCGCCGGGATTCTCAGGCTGCTGGACGCAAGCCTCATTCCTTCCGCTTCCGCCGCCCATTCCAAGGTATTCTACAACAAGATGAAGGGCGACTTCCACCGCTATCTCGCAGAGTTCCAGACCGGCTCCGAAAGGGAGGACGCTGCGAAGAGTGCTCTCGCCGCCTACAAGTCTGCACAG GATATTGCGTTGGCGGAGCTGGCATGGTCGCACCCGATCCGGTTGAATTTGTGCCTTGACTTCTCGGTGTTTTACTATAGGATCTTGGACTCCCCGGGCCAGGCACGCACTCTCGCAAAACAG gcattggatggaGCAAATGCAGAGCATAAGGCATCGCGCAGGCTCATGCAGTGCATCGAAAATAATCTTGAGTTGTGGACTCCAGACCCGAAG CTGGACAGGTCGGATGACTCGGATGACTCGGATGACTCAGCGTGA